A DNA window from Thermosynechococcaceae cyanobacterium Okahandja contains the following coding sequences:
- the psb28 gene encoding photosystem II reaction center protein Psb28 encodes MAEIQFIRGVNEEIVPDVRLTRARDGSSGQAMFYFDNPKIVQEGNLEITGMYMVDEEGELVTRDVNAKFINGQPVAIEATYSMRSPEQWDRFIRFMDRYAASHGLGFQKS; translated from the coding sequence ATGGCAGAAATTCAGTTTATCCGTGGCGTTAATGAAGAAATTGTCCCTGATGTGCGCTTAACCCGGGCACGGGACGGCAGTAGTGGTCAGGCCATGTTTTATTTTGATAACCCCAAAATTGTCCAAGAGGGCAACCTCGAAATTACGGGCATGTATATGGTGGACGAAGAGGGGGAACTGGTGACCCGGGATGTCAATGCCAAGTTTATTAACGGCCAGCCGGTGGCAATTGAGGCCACCTATTCGATGCGTAGCCCTGAGCAGTGGGATCGCTTTATCCGCTTTATGGATCGCTACGCCGCCAGCCATGGCCTTGGGTTCCAAAAGTCCTAG
- the coaE gene encoding dephospho-CoA kinase (Dephospho-CoA kinase (CoaE) performs the final step in coenzyme A biosynthesis.), whose protein sequence is MSRPHRIGLTGGIACGKSAVAAYMQQRYQVPVIDADQLAREAVIQGTPIYDAIVRRYGRTICCENGSLDRSRLGEIIFADPQERHWLEGQIHPWVVEQMQQAIQACPQPQILLVIPLLFEANLEFLVDSIWVVAVDTATQLARLQVRDGLSVEAAQQRLAAQLPLATKIARADHVLWNSGTLAELYAQVDRLWGQR, encoded by the coding sequence GTGTCTAGGCCCCACCGGATTGGCCTCACGGGCGGCATTGCGTGTGGCAAGTCGGCGGTCGCCGCTTATATGCAACAGCGCTATCAGGTGCCCGTCATCGATGCCGATCAACTGGCGCGCGAAGCCGTTATCCAAGGCACACCCATTTACGATGCCATTGTCAGGCGTTATGGCCGCACCATTTGCTGCGAGAATGGCAGCCTAGATCGCAGCCGCCTAGGGGAGATTATTTTTGCCGACCCCCAAGAACGTCACTGGCTAGAAGGGCAGATTCACCCTTGGGTGGTTGAGCAGATGCAGCAGGCCATTCAAGCGTGCCCTCAGCCCCAAATCCTACTGGTGATTCCCCTCCTGTTTGAGGCCAACCTAGAGTTCTTGGTGGATTCTATTTGGGTGGTGGCGGTGGATACAGCAACCCAGTTGGCGCGGCTACAGGTGCGGGATGGCCTCAGTGTGGAAGCGGCGCAACAGCGGCTTGCGGCTCAGCTTCCCTTGGCCACCAAAATCGCCCGGGCAGACCATGTTCTCTGGAATAGCGGCACCTTGGCGGAACTTTATGCCCAAGTGGATCGCCTCTGGGGGCAACGATGA
- a CDS encoding FxLYD domain-containing protein codes for MNTMTRLDPSNQYRHWRPIAIILLGAIAPLTVAASAAHAQRAAGDIVIIGNSPYSWGRNQSYWNHLLNLSGATQPVAARGGTPPGDSAEADPKVIEQQLLRNIRVGQPRLQAVIKLPGSSEVTGTVTNNNREPVTIQSINFEVIGSDGRLIQTGAVAPEPATIGPGQTVTYQQFLPTVPSDVGATVRLARPAVILQGGV; via the coding sequence ATGAACACCATGACTCGTCTAGACCCCTCAAATCAATACAGGCATTGGCGACCCATCGCGATAATCCTCCTCGGGGCGATCGCCCCCCTTACCGTGGCCGCATCGGCAGCCCATGCCCAGCGCGCCGCTGGCGATATTGTTATTATTGGTAACTCCCCCTACAGTTGGGGGCGCAACCAAAGCTACTGGAACCACCTGTTGAACTTATCCGGTGCAACTCAGCCGGTGGCCGCAAGGGGTGGCACCCCCCCGGGCGACTCGGCAGAGGCAGATCCCAAAGTGATTGAGCAGCAACTGTTGCGGAATATTCGCGTCGGCCAACCCCGCCTACAGGCCGTGATTAAACTGCCCGGCTCCTCGGAAGTAACCGGAACCGTAACCAACAACAACCGCGAACCCGTCACCATTCAATCGATTAACTTTGAAGTGATTGGTTCAGATGGTCGCCTCATTCAAACCGGGGCAGTAGCCCCCGAACCCGCCACCATCGGCCCGGGGCAAACGGTGACCTACCAGCAGTTTTTACCGACCGTTCCCTCGGATGTGGGGGCAACGGTTCGCCTAGCCCGTCCAGCGGTGATCCTGCAAGGGGGTGTCTAG
- a CDS encoding DUF928 domain-containing protein has product MSSLRFGLPLVLLGTLTLGVGTLPAVIASAPTLAQTNPASEFDRYMQRGYQLTAKRDYQSALVNFRRALSLRPGNRYALNAISNVEAYIARDRFAAQSGNRLTFVPTGRGMPGQRIAGATRFGECTQGKLTRLVALIPENNLGVTAAANPSLFFYVPQSTAKSAELLILTEGGELLATQEIPVAGTAGILNVTLDPAKATLQPGQKYQWIFSLTCKPNEPDANPFVTGWIERAELDSNLAAVITAAPPVERLPLLAANQLWNDTLATLATLQRQNPNDPTMKQQWQDVLSTAGIDPQIVNMPLLQ; this is encoded by the coding sequence ATGTCTTCCCTACGTTTTGGTCTTCCCCTAGTGCTTCTTGGTACGTTGACGTTAGGTGTCGGCACTTTACCCGCCGTCATTGCCAGCGCGCCCACCCTTGCCCAAACCAACCCCGCCAGTGAGTTTGACCGCTACATGCAGCGCGGTTATCAACTCACCGCTAAACGGGATTACCAGTCGGCACTCGTGAACTTCCGCCGTGCCCTGAGTCTGCGACCCGGCAACCGCTATGCCCTCAATGCCATCAGCAACGTTGAAGCCTACATTGCCCGCGATCGCTTTGCGGCCCAGTCCGGCAATCGGCTCACGTTTGTGCCCACAGGGCGGGGGATGCCCGGCCAACGCATTGCCGGGGCAACCCGCTTTGGCGAATGTACCCAAGGTAAACTGACTCGTCTTGTGGCGCTGATACCGGAAAATAACCTCGGTGTCACCGCCGCCGCCAACCCTAGCCTCTTTTTCTATGTCCCCCAAAGTACCGCCAAATCCGCAGAGTTATTGATCCTCACGGAAGGAGGTGAGCTACTGGCCACCCAAGAGATTCCGGTGGCGGGTACCGCTGGCATCTTAAACGTGACCCTTGACCCGGCCAAAGCCACCCTACAACCTGGGCAAAAATATCAGTGGATTTTTTCCCTCACCTGTAAGCCCAACGAACCGGATGCCAATCCCTTTGTCACCGGCTGGATTGAGCGGGCAGAGTTAGATAGCAACCTAGCGGCTGTGATTACCGCTGCCCCACCCGTTGAGCGGTTACCCCTGTTAGCGGCAAACCAACTCTGGAACGATACCCTTGCCACCCTCGCCACCCTGCAACGCCAAAACCCTAACGATCCGACCATGAAACAGCAATGGCAGGATGTTTTGAGTACCGCTGGCATTGATCCCCAGATTGTTAATATGCCGCTGCTGCAATAA
- a CDS encoding 7-carboxy-7-deazaguanine synthase QueE, whose protein sequence is MNFNRLACALTPKDCDPALETVSLPLVEVFSAIQGEGANVGTRQIFIRLAGCDLRCTYCDSAHTWGTLATALLETTAGDRQFQRLANPLSVAQILGAVAQLHQPHLHDSISVTGGEPLLHASALVSLLPALKEATHLPLYLETGGHHPAALATVLPFLDSVGMDIKLPSVSGECHWEAHRHFLHLCDRAGVEVFCKVIISALTAASDLETMAALVASVNPRTPVFLQPVTPIGTGRLTPPPRPDQVLVWQQQLKQHLRDVRVIPQTHKFMNQR, encoded by the coding sequence ATGAATTTCAATCGGTTGGCGTGCGCTCTTACGCCAAAGGACTGTGATCCGGCTCTTGAGACGGTCAGCCTGCCCTTAGTGGAAGTCTTCTCGGCCATTCAGGGGGAAGGGGCGAACGTTGGCACGCGACAGATTTTTATCCGCTTGGCGGGCTGCGATCTGCGCTGTACTTACTGTGATAGTGCCCATACTTGGGGTACTCTGGCCACGGCTCTCCTAGAAACAACCGCGGGCGATCGCCAGTTCCAGCGGCTTGCGAACCCCCTCTCAGTTGCCCAAATTCTCGGTGCGGTGGCGCAACTCCATCAGCCCCATCTCCACGATAGTATCAGCGTCACCGGCGGCGAACCCCTGCTCCATGCCAGTGCCTTGGTGAGTCTGTTGCCCGCCCTCAAAGAGGCCACCCACCTGCCCCTTTACCTAGAAACTGGGGGGCATCATCCGGCGGCTCTAGCAACGGTGTTACCCTTCCTCGACAGTGTGGGGATGGATATTAAACTGCCCAGCGTCAGTGGGGAGTGCCACTGGGAGGCGCATCGCCACTTTTTGCACCTGTGCGATCGCGCCGGGGTGGAGGTCTTTTGCAAAGTCATTATTTCGGCGCTCACCGCCGCCAGCGATCTAGAAACCATGGCCGCCCTTGTTGCCAGTGTCAACCCGCGCACGCCCGTCTTTTTGCAGCCGGTGACCCCCATCGGTACGGGGCGGCTGACCCCACCGCCTCGTCCTGACCAAGTGCTGGTATGGCAACAGCAGCTTAAACAGCACCTGCGCGATGTGCGTGTCATTCCCCAGACCCATAAGTTTATGAACCAGCGGTAA
- the carA gene encoding glutamine-hydrolyzing carbamoyl-phosphate synthase small subunit — protein MADGSVFRGFSFGAQGTAIGEVVFNTGMTGYQEVLTDPSYCGQIVTFTYPELGNTGITPEDDESDRPQVRGAIARNICTVPSNWRSQQSLPDYLKAHRIPGIYGIDTRALTRKIRTVGAMNGGISTEILDPLQLLQEVLAAPSMQGQNLTKVVTTRTPYEWTEPTPAAWEFRPQTTSEEPPLTVVALDFGVKRNILRRLASYGCRVIVVPSDTPAETILSYDPDGIFLSNGPGDPAAVAEGIETARQLLAAERPMFGICLGHQLLGLSLGAETFKLKFGHRGLNQPAGLSREVEITSQNHGFAISQASLEKTPVTVTHLNLNDHTIAGLKHQTLPIFSVQYHPEASPGPHDADYLFGEFVAQMRAYRQQHPRSVAAG, from the coding sequence TTGGCTGATGGTTCCGTCTTTCGGGGGTTTTCTTTTGGGGCGCAGGGTACCGCCATTGGCGAAGTGGTCTTCAATACGGGCATGACGGGTTACCAAGAGGTGCTCACAGACCCCAGCTACTGCGGCCAAATTGTGACCTTTACCTACCCAGAACTGGGGAATACCGGCATTACCCCCGAAGATGATGAGTCCGATCGCCCCCAAGTGCGCGGTGCCATTGCCCGTAACATTTGTACCGTGCCCAGTAACTGGCGATCGCAGCAGTCCCTGCCGGACTACCTCAAGGCTCACCGCATTCCCGGCATCTACGGTATCGATACCCGCGCCCTCACCCGTAAAATCCGCACCGTGGGCGCGATGAATGGCGGGATTTCCACCGAAATTCTAGATCCACTGCAACTGTTGCAGGAGGTCTTAGCAGCGCCCAGTATGCAGGGGCAAAACCTCACCAAAGTGGTGACCACCCGTACCCCCTACGAATGGACGGAACCCACCCCTGCTGCTTGGGAGTTTCGGCCCCAGACCACCTCCGAGGAGCCACCCCTGACGGTAGTCGCCCTTGACTTTGGCGTTAAGCGCAACATTCTGCGCCGCTTGGCCAGTTACGGTTGTCGGGTGATTGTGGTGCCCAGCGACACCCCCGCTGAAACCATCCTCAGTTATGACCCAGACGGCATTTTCCTCTCCAATGGCCCTGGGGATCCGGCGGCAGTGGCCGAAGGCATTGAAACCGCCCGGCAGTTACTTGCCGCCGAGCGCCCCATGTTTGGCATTTGCTTGGGGCATCAACTGCTGGGGCTATCCCTCGGGGCAGAAACCTTTAAGCTCAAGTTTGGCCACCGTGGCCTGAACCAACCGGCGGGCCTCAGCCGCGAGGTGGAAATTACCAGCCAAAACCACGGCTTTGCCATTAGCCAAGCGTCCCTAGAAAAAACGCCCGTGACGGTGACGCACCTGAACCTCAACGACCACACCATTGCGGGGCTGAAGCACCAAACCCTGCCCATCTTTTCGGTGCAGTACCACCCCGAAGCCAGTCCGGGACCCCATGATGCAGATTACCTGTTTGGTGAGTTTGTGGCGCAAATGCGCGCCTACCGGCAGCAACACCCCCGTTCGGTGGCGGCTGGATGA
- a CDS encoding sugar ABC transporter permease has translation MTRRALIPYAFLAPAVLLLTLTVFWPALQAFVLSFSRYDADLLSAPRWVGLANFEQLLRDGVFWKTLGNTLLYLIVVVPILAIAPLLLAILVNQPLRGIRWFRAAYYTPVIISMVVAGIAWRWLYAPNGLLNQLLQGLHLSREGIPWLTSPKLALFSVMAVTVWKGLGYYMVIYLAGLQGISAELYEAAALDGSDGWHQHWDITLPLMRPYILLVSIISAIAATKVFEEVYVMTQGGPLNSSKTIVYYIYENAFQRLEINYACTMGLVLFLMIFALSLLNLKFGQQGSLPLN, from the coding sequence ATGACACGACGGGCGCTCATTCCCTACGCCTTTTTAGCCCCGGCGGTGCTCCTACTCACCTTGACGGTGTTCTGGCCCGCCTTGCAAGCCTTTGTCCTCAGTTTTAGCCGCTACGATGCCGATTTGTTGAGTGCGCCGCGCTGGGTGGGGCTGGCCAATTTTGAGCAGTTGTTGCGGGATGGCGTTTTTTGGAAAACCCTTGGCAACACCCTGTTGTACCTCATTGTTGTAGTACCCATCTTGGCGATCGCCCCCCTGTTGCTGGCCATTCTGGTGAACCAACCGCTGCGGGGCATCCGCTGGTTTCGCGCCGCCTACTATACCCCCGTGATTATTTCCATGGTGGTAGCCGGAATTGCGTGGCGCTGGCTCTATGCCCCCAATGGACTATTAAATCAACTCCTACAAGGCTTGCACCTGAGCAGGGAGGGGATCCCGTGGCTCACTAGCCCGAAGTTAGCCCTATTTAGCGTCATGGCGGTCACCGTCTGGAAAGGACTGGGGTACTATATGGTGATCTATCTGGCGGGGTTGCAGGGCATTAGCGCCGAGTTGTACGAAGCGGCGGCCCTTGACGGCAGCGATGGCTGGCACCAGCACTGGGATATTACGCTGCCCCTGATGCGCCCCTATATTTTACTGGTGAGTATTATTTCGGCCATTGCCGCCACCAAAGTCTTTGAAGAGGTCTATGTTATGACCCAAGGGGGGCCGCTGAACAGTTCCAAAACCATTGTCTATTACATTTACGAAAATGCCTTTCAGCGCCTAGAAATCAACTACGCCTGTACGATGGGTTTAGTTTTGTTTCTCATGATTTTTGCCCTCTCATTGCTGAACCTGAAGTTTGGCCAGCAGGGGAGCCTCCCCCTTAACTAA